In Halarcobacter bivalviorum, a genomic segment contains:
- the ccoS gene encoding cbb3-type cytochrome oxidase assembly protein CcoS, which translates to MINDTLLMMLIVGLVVSFAILAVFIWGAKGGQFDDSRKMMDGLLFDGTDDLNDAIKKEEKVKKAKEDKKSESSKK; encoded by the coding sequence ATGATAAATGATACTTTATTAATGATGTTAATTGTTGGACTTGTTGTATCTTTTGCTATTTTAGCAGTATTTATTTGGGGTGCAAAAGGCGGTCAATTTGATGATAGTAGAAAAATGATGGATGGATTACTTTTTGATGGTACAGATGATTTAAATGATGCTATTAAAAAAGAGGAAAAAGTAAAAAAAGCAAAAGAGGATAAAAAAAGTGAATCATCAAAAAAATGA
- the lon gene encoding endopeptidase La, which translates to MELENYDSFPQEIPLIVEDEVFLYPFMIAPLFLGSEENLKAVEHSIEHNKLVLVTVSKPGHEGKRDKDSFYDVGVIGNIMRKVSLPDGKIKILFQGLAKGRISEFNEENSTFALVDKLENEEFSQDSIESIIDVLREQVKKLSAINSKFPADLIKTIEENNDATRIADLISSVLKVKKDEAYRLFAETNLEQRLLNIIETIKKEIESLKIQKEITQKVNSKIEKTHKDYFLKEQIKAIQKELGTDNQKESELKVYRRKLKKLKPFMPKDGFKETKKQIDKLSRMHQDSPDSALLQTYIENVLEIPFGKYAQGDISVKSVEEQLNEDHYSLEKPKERISEYFAVKELLEKRNIENLKSKGTVLCFVGPPGVGKTSLANSISQALKRPLVRVALGGMEDVNELRGHRRTYVGAMPGRIVKGICDAKTMNPVVVLDEIDKLGANHRGDPTAVMLEVLDPEQNNEFRDLYLNFAIDLSQCIFVATANDARRIPAALRDRMEFIEISSYTPNEKYHIAKDYLIPQELEKHGLKRSEISLSKATIEAIISKYTREAGVRNLRRVFAKIFRKTVKKLLKNPDLKKVTISNKNLKEFLDNPIFEIDPAEKKNSIGVTNGLAWTAVGGDVLKTEAVKLKGKGILSVTGNMGEVMKESSKISYSVVKLLIDNKKLKIDQELIPKTAKELEDKVKVDPSEIYKRYDIHLHIPEGATPKDGPSAGITMATTIASILSNREVKANIAMTGELTLTGKVLPIGGLKEKLIAAHKAKMSLALIPRKNYQRDLDEIPNEVKENMEIKAVDTIEDVLKEALI; encoded by the coding sequence ATGGAATTAGAGAATTATGATTCTTTTCCACAAGAAATACCTTTAATAGTTGAAGATGAAGTATTTTTATATCCATTTATGATTGCTCCATTGTTTTTAGGAAGTGAAGAGAACTTAAAAGCAGTAGAGCATTCTATTGAGCATAATAAACTTGTACTTGTAACTGTTAGTAAACCTGGACATGAGGGGAAAAGAGATAAAGATAGTTTCTATGATGTTGGAGTAATCGGAAATATCATGAGAAAAGTATCTTTACCAGATGGAAAAATAAAAATCCTTTTTCAAGGATTAGCAAAAGGTAGGATATCTGAATTTAATGAAGAAAATTCAACTTTTGCACTTGTAGATAAATTAGAAAATGAAGAATTTTCACAAGATAGTATTGAATCAATTATTGATGTTTTAAGAGAACAAGTAAAAAAATTATCAGCAATTAACTCTAAATTTCCTGCAGATTTAATTAAAACAATTGAAGAAAATAATGATGCTACAAGAATTGCTGATTTAATCTCTTCTGTTTTAAAAGTTAAAAAAGATGAAGCTTATAGACTTTTTGCTGAGACAAATTTAGAGCAAAGACTTTTAAATATCATTGAAACAATTAAAAAAGAGATTGAGAGTTTAAAAATACAAAAAGAGATTACTCAAAAAGTAAACTCAAAAATTGAAAAAACACATAAAGACTATTTCTTAAAAGAGCAAATTAAAGCTATTCAAAAAGAGTTAGGTACAGACAATCAAAAAGAGTCTGAACTAAAAGTTTATAGAAGAAAACTTAAAAAACTAAAACCTTTTATGCCAAAAGATGGTTTTAAAGAGACAAAAAAACAAATTGATAAATTAAGTAGAATGCACCAAGATTCACCAGATAGTGCTCTTTTACAAACTTATATTGAAAATGTTTTAGAAATTCCTTTTGGAAAATATGCTCAAGGTGATATTTCAGTAAAAAGTGTTGAAGAGCAATTAAATGAAGACCACTACTCTTTAGAAAAACCAAAAGAGAGAATTTCTGAGTACTTTGCAGTAAAAGAATTGCTTGAAAAAAGAAATATTGAAAACCTTAAATCAAAAGGTACTGTTCTTTGTTTTGTAGGACCTCCAGGTGTTGGTAAAACTTCACTTGCAAACTCTATTTCACAAGCTTTAAAAAGACCACTTGTGAGAGTTGCTCTTGGTGGAATGGAAGATGTTAATGAACTAAGAGGACATAGAAGAACTTATGTTGGAGCTATGCCAGGAAGAATAGTAAAAGGTATTTGTGATGCTAAAACTATGAATCCTGTTGTTGTTCTTGATGAGATAGATAAGTTAGGTGCAAACCATAGAGGTGACCCAACAGCTGTTATGTTAGAGGTTTTAGACCCTGAGCAAAACAATGAGTTTAGAGACCTTTATTTAAATTTTGCTATTGATTTATCTCAATGTATTTTTGTTGCAACTGCAAATGACGCAAGAAGAATTCCGGCAGCACTAAGAGATAGAATGGAGTTTATTGAAATCTCTTCATATACTCCAAATGAGAAATATCATATTGCAAAAGATTATCTAATTCCACAAGAGTTAGAAAAACATGGATTAAAAAGAAGTGAAATCTCTTTATCAAAAGCTACAATAGAAGCTATTATCTCTAAATATACAAGAGAAGCTGGAGTTAGAAATTTAAGAAGAGTTTTTGCAAAGATTTTTAGAAAAACTGTTAAAAAACTTCTAAAAAATCCAGATTTAAAGAAAGTAACTATTTCAAATAAAAATCTAAAAGAGTTTTTAGATAATCCAATCTTTGAAATAGACCCAGCTGAAAAGAAAAATTCTATTGGAGTTACAAATGGTTTAGCTTGGACTGCTGTAGGTGGAGATGTTTTAAAAACTGAAGCAGTTAAACTTAAAGGAAAAGGTATCTTAAGTGTTACTGGAAATATGGGAGAAGTTATGAAAGAATCTTCTAAAATCTCTTATTCTGTAGTAAAGCTTTTAATTGATAATAAAAAATTAAAAATAGACCAAGAGCTTATTCCTAAAACAGCAAAAGAGCTTGAAGATAAAGTTAAAGTAGACCCAAGTGAAATCTACAAAAGATATGATATTCACTTACATATTCCAGAAGGAGCAACACCTAAAGATGGCCCTAGTGCAGGAATAACTATGGCAACAACAATTGCTTCAATTTTAAGTAACCGTGAAGTTAAAGCTAATATTGCTATGACAGGAGAGCTAACTTTAACAGGAAAAGTTCTTCCAATTGGTGGTCTAAAAGAGAAACTTATTGCTGCTCATAAAGCAAAAATGAGTTTAGCTTTAATTCCAAGAAAAAACTATCAAAGAGATTTAGATGAAATCCCTAATGAAGTAAAAGAGAATATGGAAATTAAAGCTGTTGATACAATAGAAGATGTTTTAAAAGAAGCATTAATCTAA
- a CDS encoding c-type cytochrome: protein MKKIVLGTMIAAASLMAANWAPCAGCHGAAAEKPALGKSAVIKGWPVEKTVAALKGYKDGSYGGPMKGVMKGQVARLSDADIEDLAKQIAAF from the coding sequence ATGAAAAAGATTGTTTTAGGAACAATGATTGCTGCTGCGTCTTTAATGGCTGCAAACTGGGCACCATGTGCTGGATGTCACGGAGCTGCTGCTGAAAAACCTGCTTTAGGAAAATCTGCTGTAATTAAAGGTTGGCCAGTTGAAAAAACTGTTGCTGCATTAAAAGGTTACAAAGATGGTTCTTATGGTGGACCAATGAAAGGTGTTATGAAAGGTCAAGTTGCAAGACTTTCTGATGCTGATATTGAAGATTTAGCTAAGCAAATTGCTGCGTTCTAA
- a CDS encoding outer membrane protein assembly factor BamD, whose translation MINKLKFKNFVLIIGLGFMLTACSQKSDRVQEYDKPALYWYNEMLNQISTGYLEEADDVYTSLESEHRNSPLIPTALLILANAHIDNEEYQLANFYLDEYIKRFALSKNIDYVRYLKIKANFLGFSNELRDQQLIEDTIKEIEEYKNLFSNSKYMPLVNTMNARLYMAKASLDKEIADLYKRIDKPKAAKYYEEKVKESWVDPKEIEPVEMPLYKYPFEKNIF comes from the coding sequence ATGATTAACAAATTAAAGTTCAAGAATTTTGTATTAATTATTGGTTTAGGTTTTATGTTAACTGCTTGTTCACAAAAATCTGATAGAGTACAAGAGTATGACAAACCTGCATTATATTGGTATAATGAGATGCTGAACCAGATTTCTACGGGCTACTTAGAAGAAGCTGATGACGTATATACTTCTTTAGAAAGTGAGCATAGAAACTCACCTTTAATCCCAACTGCACTTTTAATTTTAGCTAATGCACATATTGATAATGAAGAGTATCAATTAGCTAATTTCTATTTAGATGAATATATTAAAAGATTTGCACTAAGTAAAAATATTGATTATGTAAGATATTTAAAAATTAAAGCAAACTTCTTAGGTTTTTCAAACGAACTAAGAGATCAACAATTAATTGAAGACACAATTAAAGAGATTGAAGAGTATAAAAATCTTTTTTCAAACTCTAAATATATGCCTTTAGTAAATACAATGAATGCAAGATTATATATGGCAAAAGCCTCTTTAGATAAAGAGATTGCTGATTTATATAAAAGAATTGATAAACCTAAAGCAGCTAAGTACTATGAAGAGAAAGTAAAAGAGTCTTGGGTTGATCCAAAAGAGATTGAGCCAGTAGAGATGCCTTTATACAAATATCCTTTTGAAAAAAATATTTTTTAA
- a CDS encoding heavy metal translocating P-type ATPase, with translation MSKIKCDHCHLEFDDSVMIKENSLNFCCKGCQGVYHLLKDDGLDSFYDKLGNKTITPPIEVDDDINRFDTKSFEEMFITTNSDGFKEIDLIIEGIHCAACIWLNEKVLYNTDGIVSAEINFTNNKAKIVWNDDTVKLSDVIRKIRSIGYNAYAYDASVADEQAVKAKRDYFIRMMVAVFASMNIMMLSVAKYTGFFTGMDEEIRTYVHLGEFILATPVLFYSGWIFFRGAYYGLKNRILNMDFLVSSGASLTYIYSLFILFGAKGESYFDSVAMIITFVLVGKYLEVIGKKSAVDTLDKIKGTLPLEATIVDNGVKKSIPLNSIKVGDIIELRSGEKVCIDGLITSGEGNFDESSLTGESLPVYKKIGQKVFSGTINSDSVIRYEAIKTYKDSTLNSIVTLLEDSLSSKPQIEHKANEVSKGFTLTILSLSLLTFLVWYFLGIDLGFDYEGTNHFEKSFIVAISVIVIACPCALALATPIASLVGISELAKKGLLFKEAKYIESMAKADTLVLDKTGTITKGELKVKKMRILDDNIHKLNLLYSLLDSSNHPVSKSVKKHLEKKFSLLNKEIFDVKTIEAKGINAKYKNVDGKLFHLLGGNIELLRENNISYKFDSSNTVYLFAINRRVIATFELVDEIKEGAKELIEDAYNNGLEVVMLTGDNESVASKVASKVGIKNFVAEINPIEKAKYIESLKEKGKVVIMAGDGINDSIALAKSDVAIAMGNSSDITISVSDIVLLNNSLESLLKAFKISRRTYKFIKQNLTLSLVYNAITIPLAMAGFVIPLVAALSMSLSSLLVVANSMRIKQKD, from the coding sequence AGTTTTGAAGAGATGTTTATTACTACAAATAGTGATGGTTTTAAAGAGATTGATTTAATCATTGAAGGTATTCATTGTGCTGCTTGTATTTGGCTAAATGAGAAAGTACTTTATAATACAGATGGCATAGTAAGTGCTGAAATTAACTTTACAAATAATAAAGCAAAAATAGTATGGAATGATGATACTGTTAAATTATCTGATGTTATTAGAAAAATAAGAAGTATTGGATATAACGCATATGCTTATGATGCTAGTGTTGCTGATGAACAAGCAGTAAAAGCAAAAAGAGATTATTTTATTCGTATGATGGTTGCAGTTTTTGCAAGTATGAATATTATGATGCTTTCTGTGGCAAAATATACTGGTTTCTTTACTGGAATGGATGAAGAGATTAGAACTTATGTTCATTTAGGGGAGTTTATTCTTGCAACTCCTGTTCTTTTTTATTCGGGATGGATATTTTTCCGTGGTGCATACTATGGTTTAAAAAATCGTATTTTAAATATGGACTTTTTAGTTAGTTCTGGAGCTTCTTTAACTTATATTTATTCACTTTTTATTCTTTTTGGAGCAAAAGGAGAGAGTTATTTTGATTCTGTTGCAATGATTATAACCTTTGTTCTTGTTGGAAAATACTTAGAAGTAATCGGTAAAAAAAGTGCAGTAGATACTCTTGACAAAATTAAAGGAACACTACCATTAGAAGCTACAATTGTAGATAATGGAGTTAAAAAATCAATACCTTTAAATAGTATCAAAGTAGGGGATATTATAGAGTTAAGATCAGGTGAAAAAGTTTGTATTGATGGTTTAATAACTAGTGGAGAGGGAAATTTTGACGAGTCAAGCTTAACAGGAGAATCTTTACCTGTATATAAAAAGATAGGTCAAAAAGTATTTAGTGGTACTATTAATAGTGATAGTGTTATTAGATATGAAGCTATAAAAACTTATAAAGATTCAACTTTAAACTCTATTGTGACACTTCTTGAAGATTCACTAAGTTCTAAACCACAAATTGAACATAAAGCAAATGAGGTTTCAAAAGGTTTTACTCTTACTATTCTTTCTTTATCTTTACTTACTTTTTTAGTTTGGTATTTTTTGGGAATAGATTTAGGTTTTGATTATGAGGGAACTAATCATTTTGAAAAATCATTTATTGTTGCAATTTCAGTAATTGTAATAGCTTGTCCTTGTGCTTTAGCTCTTGCTACACCAATTGCAAGTTTAGTTGGTATCTCAGAACTTGCAAAAAAAGGTCTTTTATTTAAAGAAGCAAAATATATTGAGTCTATGGCTAAAGCTGATACTTTAGTCTTGGATAAAACAGGAACAATTACAAAAGGTGAATTAAAAGTTAAAAAGATGAGAATCTTAGATGATAATATTCATAAACTAAATCTTTTATATTCACTTTTAGATTCTTCAAATCATCCAGTTTCTAAATCAGTAAAAAAACATTTAGAGAAGAAATTTAGCCTTTTAAATAAAGAGATTTTTGATGTAAAAACTATAGAAGCAAAAGGAATAAATGCTAAATATAAAAATGTTGATGGTAAACTATTTCATCTTTTGGGTGGAAACATTGAATTATTAAGAGAAAATAATATTAGTTATAAATTTGATTCTTCAAATACAGTTTATTTATTTGCTATAAATAGAAGAGTTATTGCAACTTTTGAATTAGTTGATGAGATAAAAGAAGGTGCAAAAGAGCTTATTGAAGATGCTTATAATAATGGTTTAGAAGTTGTAATGCTAACAGGGGATAATGAAAGTGTTGCCTCTAAAGTTGCTTCTAAAGTAGGAATTAAAAATTTTGTTGCAGAAATTAACCCTATAGAAAAAGCAAAATATATTGAGAGTTTAAAAGAAAAAGGAAAAGTTGTAATTATGGCAGGAGATGGAATAAATGATTCTATTGCTTTAGCTAAATCAGATGTGGCTATAGCAATGGGTAATTCTTCTGATATTACGATTTCTGTTTCAGATATAGTTTTACTAAATAACTCTTTAGAGAGTTTGTTAAAAGCCTTTAAAATTTCAAGAAGAACATATAAATTTATAAAACAGAATCTTACTTTATCTTTAGTATATAATGCAATTACTATACCTTTAGCTATGGCTGGATTTGTAATACCTTTAGTTGCAGCTTTATCAATGAGTTTAAGTTCACTGTTAGTGGTTGCAAATTCTATGAGAATTAAACAAAAAGATTAA
- a CDS encoding rhomboid family intramembrane serine protease has translation MFKTRSNFTLTNITIAITIVMYLIQTNISYGGLYLGLNMYFVEADFYWQPLTTMFAHGGLGHLAMNMFVLYQFGNAIELYRGKKEFIISYFIAGLITSILSFLYIYYIDNYVNLVGASGAICALMGYIAYIDRFQRKAIITWVLIISVAPVLIGLPIAWYAHFIGLGIGFLIGIIRR, from the coding sequence ATGTTCAAAACTAGGTCAAACTTTACACTTACAAATATCACTATTGCAATAACTATTGTAATGTATCTCATCCAAACAAATATCTCTTATGGTGGTTTATATCTAGGTCTTAATATGTACTTTGTAGAAGCTGATTTTTATTGGCAACCTCTTACTACAATGTTTGCACATGGAGGATTAGGTCACCTTGCTATGAATATGTTTGTTTTATATCAATTTGGAAATGCAATCGAACTTTATAGAGGGAAAAAAGAGTTTATAATCTCTTATTTTATCGCAGGTCTTATAACATCTATTCTTAGTTTTTTATATATCTATTATATTGATAATTATGTAAATCTTGTAGGAGCTTCAGGAGCAATTTGTGCCTTAATGGGATATATTGCTTATATAGATAGATTTCAAAGAAAAGCTATTATAACTTGGGTATTAATAATCTCAGTAGCCCCTGTACTTATTGGTCTTCCAATTGCTTGGTATGCCCATTTTATAGGTTTAGGAATTGGGTTTTTAATAGGAATAATTAGAAGATAG
- a CDS encoding HD domain-containing phosphohydrolase — MDFENLQIVSIDDNENNLLLIEAICEEMNLKVKSFSDPLEALMHVLQNHVDLIVIDYMMPNLDGIEFIKEFRRQNDKVPIVMVTAAGDDETIHKDAFKAGVNDFLSKPVNSVLFKARVTNLLISYQNRLLIEDRAKLLEEEVKKATEKLIKREHETLNILGKAAEYKDPETASHVARVAHYSKLIAQEYGLDEKEQELMFYASPFHDLGKVGIEDKILLKPAKLDEAEFERMKEHAQIGYDILKDSQSEFLQAGAIIALTHHEKFNGTGYPKGLQAEDIHIYGRIVAVVDVFDALTSYRPYKEAWPFEKAINLLKEESGKHFDPKIVELFIKNIDKIKDIHDSFQE, encoded by the coding sequence ATGGATTTTGAAAACTTGCAAATTGTATCAATTGATGACAATGAAAATAATTTATTATTAATAGAAGCTATTTGTGAGGAGATGAACTTAAAAGTAAAAAGTTTTTCAGACCCACTTGAAGCACTAATGCATGTTTTACAAAATCATGTAGACTTGATAGTAATTGATTATATGATGCCAAATCTTGATGGTATAGAATTTATTAAAGAATTTAGAAGACAAAATGATAAAGTTCCTATTGTAATGGTAACAGCAGCAGGAGATGATGAAACTATTCATAAAGATGCATTTAAAGCAGGAGTAAATGACTTTTTAAGTAAACCCGTTAATTCTGTACTATTTAAAGCAAGAGTTACAAATCTTTTAATAAGCTATCAAAATAGACTTTTAATTGAAGATAGGGCTAAATTATTAGAAGAAGAAGTTAAAAAAGCCACAGAAAAACTAATCAAAAGAGAGCATGAAACTCTAAATATTTTAGGAAAAGCAGCCGAATATAAAGATCCTGAAACCGCTTCTCATGTTGCACGAGTTGCTCACTATTCAAAACTTATTGCTCAAGAGTATGGTTTAGATGAAAAAGAGCAAGAATTAATGTTTTATGCTTCACCTTTTCATGATTTAGGAAAAGTTGGAATAGAAGATAAAATTCTTTTAAAACCAGCAAAACTAGATGAAGCTGAGTTTGAAAGAATGAAAGAACATGCTCAAATAGGTTATGATATTCTTAAAGACTCACAAAGTGAATTTTTACAAGCTGGTGCAATAATAGCTTTAACTCATCATGAAAAATTTAATGGGACAGGGTACCCAAAAGGCTTACAAGCAGAAGATATTCATATTTATGGAAGAATTGTTGCAGTAGTTGACGTTTTTGATGCTTTAACCTCATATAGACCTTATAAAGAAGCTTGGCCTTTTGAAAAAGCTATAAATCTATTAAAAGAAGAGAGTGGAAAACACTTTGACCCCAAAATTGTAGAATTATTTATAAAAAATATTGATAAAATCAAAGATATTCACGATTCATTCCAGGAATAA
- a CDS encoding ATP-binding protein: MKKLFSLFFNPYIGPILVIGLILVYLVTFILPEFSNKNKIEEMTKQSIQMVNTLKKVRSYYTSHIIDEVKEFSSLEINYNHDDKKGVIPLPATLVHDLSNLITEKEMIIKMYSNYPFPNRKDRVLSDYEKESLSYLIKNPTDIFRKTIEENGQKVFKVAIADIFYDQSCVTCHNTRVDTPKNDWKLGDVRGVIEVSIPVQNSFLLTSHQIILIISSLIGIILILGVHYTVVSIERQKEHRNAKRKLEEKVEDRTQTLQNTVKLLNQYKKAVDSSAIVSKTDKKGIITFVNDEFIKISKYKEEELIGKNHNIVRDKDMPKEVFEDLWKTILDKKVWKGQIKNRAKDGSAYYVASTIVPILNYQDEIEEFLAIRLDVTDIVDAQLKAQKADEAKSTFLANMSHEIRTPLNAIIGFSEILSNSKELTVENKKQAQIIQTSASSLLAIINDILDISKIESGNFEISIEKNDLYFISEHVVELFSKRASQKHISLIFNIDHKIPLCVYTDGVRLRQVLSNLLANAIKFTEKGKVSLNITLIEEKNNKSKIRFEIEDTGIGIAKEKVDNIFKPFVQVDNKSNREYEGTGLGLSICSHIVQALGSTLKVESEEQKGSKFYFELELESCDDNLHISKSFLNQLKFKVTKEDSDLYHYIKRYLNIFGTITKEGEKPDILICSCDKTKENLNRMREEYKDIPILILFEHENEIKEFEVRANELALVLPFYASKVNDSLQELLRKTKQRKTVQEEIKTNYKAKVLVAEDNEANQELISYILDSMNIEYSIQENGLKTLEEYKNNSYDLILMDINMPILDGVESFKQIRIYEEEKLLKQTPIIALTANAIKGDKERFLNLGMNDYLSKPINTEELKKIFDKYLPKKEEEEIKKEEIDMTKIIDKLGVSENIAILIINKFKKDILQDMQELEDKIKADDKEAISQKAHYIKNSCLNLALDEICSLLEKLENPKLSKKEYEDIFNPLLISIKAIL; this comes from the coding sequence ATGAAAAAACTTTTCAGCCTTTTTTTTAATCCATATATTGGCCCAATATTAGTAATTGGTTTAATTTTAGTATATTTAGTTACTTTTATTTTACCTGAGTTTTCAAATAAAAATAAAATTGAAGAGATGACTAAACAATCAATTCAAATGGTTAATACTTTAAAAAAAGTAAGAAGCTATTATACTTCACATATTATTGATGAAGTAAAAGAGTTTAGCTCATTAGAGATAAATTATAACCATGATGATAAAAAAGGGGTTATTCCTCTTCCTGCAACTTTAGTTCATGATTTAAGTAATCTTATTACAGAAAAAGAGATGATTATAAAAATGTATAGTAATTATCCTTTTCCAAATAGAAAAGACAGAGTACTAAGCGATTATGAAAAAGAGTCTTTAAGTTACTTAATAAAAAACCCTACAGATATTTTTAGAAAAACTATAGAAGAAAATGGTCAAAAAGTTTTTAAAGTAGCTATCGCAGATATATTTTATGACCAATCTTGTGTAACTTGCCATAATACAAGAGTTGACACTCCTAAAAATGATTGGAAACTTGGAGATGTTAGAGGAGTTATTGAAGTATCTATTCCTGTGCAAAATAGTTTTTTATTAACAAGTCATCAAATTATTTTAATAATCTCTTCTCTTATTGGAATTATCTTAATTTTAGGAGTTCACTATACAGTTGTTTCAATTGAAAGACAAAAAGAGCATAGAAATGCAAAAAGAAAACTAGAAGAAAAAGTAGAAGATAGAACTCAAACTTTACAAAATACAGTAAAACTTCTAAATCAATATAAAAAAGCAGTTGATTCTAGTGCTATTGTTTCAAAAACAGATAAAAAAGGAATCATCACTTTTGTAAATGACGAATTTATAAAAATATCTAAATATAAAGAAGAAGAACTTATTGGGAAAAACCACAATATCGTAAGAGATAAAGATATGCCAAAAGAGGTTTTTGAAGATTTATGGAAAACAATTTTAGATAAAAAAGTTTGGAAAGGTCAAATTAAAAATAGAGCAAAAGATGGAAGTGCTTATTATGTAGCTTCAACTATTGTTCCTATTTTAAATTATCAAGATGAAATTGAAGAGTTCTTGGCTATAAGGTTAGATGTTACTGATATTGTAGATGCTCAATTAAAAGCACAAAAAGCGGATGAAGCGAAATCAACATTCTTAGCAAATATGAGCCATGAGATAAGAACACCATTAAATGCAATAATAGGATTTTCAGAGATACTAAGTAATTCAAAAGAGTTAACAGTAGAAAATAAGAAACAAGCACAAATAATCCAAACAAGTGCAAGCTCATTATTAGCAATAATAAATGATATTCTAGACATAAGCAAAATAGAGAGTGGAAACTTTGAGATTTCAATAGAAAAAAATGACTTATATTTTATAAGTGAACATGTAGTAGAACTCTTTTCAAAAAGAGCAAGTCAAAAACATATAAGCCTAATCTTTAACATAGACCATAAAATACCATTATGTGTATATACAGATGGAGTAAGATTAAGACAAGTATTATCAAACCTTCTAGCAAATGCAATAAAGTTTACAGAAAAAGGGAAAGTATCTTTAAATATAACTCTTATAGAAGAAAAGAATAATAAAAGCAAAATAAGATTTGAAATAGAAGATACCGGAATAGGAATAGCAAAAGAGAAAGTAGATAATATCTTTAAACCTTTCGTACAAGTAGATAATAAATCAAATAGAGAATATGAAGGGACAGGTTTAGGTCTAAGTATCTGCTCTCACATAGTACAAGCTTTAGGATCAACTTTAAAAGTAGAGAGTGAAGAACAAAAAGGAAGTAAATTCTATTTTGAATTAGAATTAGAGAGTTGTGATGATAATCTACATATCTCAAAAAGCTTTTTAAATCAATTGAAATTTAAAGTAACAAAAGAAGATAGTGATTTATATCACTATATAAAAAGATACCTAAATATCTTTGGAACTATCACAAAAGAAGGTGAGAAACCAGATATTCTAATCTGCTCTTGTGATAAAACAAAAGAGAATCTAAATAGAATGAGAGAAGAGTATAAAGATATACCAATCTTAATTCTTTTTGAACATGAAAATGAGATAAAAGAGTTCGAAGTAAGAGCAAATGAACTTGCTTTAGTATTACCCTTTTATGCATCAAAAGTAAATGATTCTTTACAAGAGTTACTAAGAAAAACAAAACAAAGAAAAACAGTACAAGAAGAGATAAAAACAAACTATAAAGCAAAAGTATTAGTAGCAGAAGATAATGAAGCAAATCAAGAATTAATCTCTTATATCTTAGATAGTATGAATATAGAATACTCAATACAAGAGAATGGATTAAAAACCCTAGAAGAGTATAAAAATAACTCATATGATTTAATCTTAATGGATATAAATATGCCAATCTTAGATGGAGTAGAAAGTTTTAAACAAATAAGAATATATGAAGAAGAGAAACTCTTAAAACAAACACCAATAATAGCCTTAACAGCAAATGCAATAAAAGGAGATAAAGAGAGATTTCTTAACTTAGGAATGAATGATTATCTAAGTAAACCAATTAATACAGAAGAGTTAAAAAAGATTTTTGATAAATACCTTCCTAAAAAAGAGGAAGAAGAGATAAAAAAAGAAGAAATAGATATGACTAAAATAATAGATAAATTAGGAGTATCAGAAAATATAGCAATACTAATAATAAACAAATTTAAAAAAGATATTCTACAAGATATGCAAGAATTAGAAGATAAAATAAAAGCAGATGATAAAGAAGCAATATCACAAAAAGCACATTATATAAAGAATTCTTGTTTAAATCTTGCCTTAGATGAGATTTGTTCTTTATTAGAAAAACTTGAAAACCCTAAATTATCTAAAAAAGAGTATGAAGATATCTTTAATCCTCTTCTTATCTCAATAAAAGCTATCTTATAG